A window of Ranitomeya variabilis isolate aRanVar5 chromosome 2, aRanVar5.hap1, whole genome shotgun sequence contains these coding sequences:
- the DBNDD1 gene encoding dysbindin domain-containing protein 1 isoform X1, with translation MEPPKGPGPSERTREAESEVGSHPGAPTEVTVEEPQQPLVAEEELGVLAPTTGLLHVTERRQPLSSVSSLEVHFDLLDLTELTDMSDQELAEVFADSDDENLHSEPPPGLQLPPLPRAGYLRSPSWTRSRAEREKKHLSDSELQGGLLDTFLTAERSKEN, from the exons ATGGAGCCCCCAAAAGGGCCTGGTCCCTCAG AGCGGACCAGGGAAGCAGAGAGTGAGGTTGGCTCTCACCCTGGTGCCCCTACTGAGGTGACTGTAGAAGAACCTCAACAACCCCTTGTGGCTGAGGAGGAATTAGGAGTCCTGGCTCCTACGACGGGCCTCCTGCATGTCACAGAAAGAAGAC AACCGCTCAGCAGCGTCTCCTCTCTTGAAGTGCACTTTGATCTGCTGGACCTGACAGAGCTCACAGATATGTCTGACCAAGAACTGGCAGAAGTGTTTGCTGACTCAGATGATGAAAATCTGCACAGTGAGCCCCCTCCAG GTCTGCAATTACCTCCGCTTCCCAGAGCCGGGTATCTGCGTTCTCCTTCTTGGACTCGCTCAAGAGCTGAAAGGGAGAAGAAACATCTCAGCGACTCAGAGCTGCAAGGAGGACTGCTGGACACGTTCCTCACTGCAGAGAGATCCAAAGAGAACTAA
- the DBNDD1 gene encoding dysbindin domain-containing protein 1 isoform X2, with the protein MEPPKGPGPSEPLSSVSSLEVHFDLLDLTELTDMSDQELAEVFADSDDENLHSEPPPGLQLPPLPRAGYLRSPSWTRSRAEREKKHLSDSELQGGLLDTFLTAERSKEN; encoded by the exons ATGGAGCCCCCAAAAGGGCCTGGTCCCTCAG AACCGCTCAGCAGCGTCTCCTCTCTTGAAGTGCACTTTGATCTGCTGGACCTGACAGAGCTCACAGATATGTCTGACCAAGAACTGGCAGAAGTGTTTGCTGACTCAGATGATGAAAATCTGCACAGTGAGCCCCCTCCAG GTCTGCAATTACCTCCGCTTCCCAGAGCCGGGTATCTGCGTTCTCCTTCTTGGACTCGCTCAAGAGCTGAAAGGGAGAAGAAACATCTCAGCGACTCAGAGCTGCAAGGAGGACTGCTGGACACGTTCCTCACTGCAGAGAGATCCAAAGAGAACTAA